A stretch of Chloroflexota bacterium DNA encodes these proteins:
- a CDS encoding ferritin, whose translation MSKQDAGRGLGPLSEDMLDGLNQQISNEFAAEFAYLAMAGWFDNESLLGCSAFMEAQAAEERGHALRLYEYVLDRNGRIVIGPVAAVYGDFSGAVDAFRTALSNEEGVSESIKRLHQMALDEGDSPTAVFLEWFLTEQVEEEKTFDDIVRRFELAGDNAAALLVLDIELGGKAGGED comes from the coding sequence GTGAGCAAGCAGGACGCTGGACGGGGCCTCGGGCCGCTGTCGGAGGACATGCTGGATGGGCTGAACCAGCAGATATCAAACGAATTTGCAGCCGAATTTGCATACCTGGCGATGGCCGGTTGGTTCGACAACGAGAGCCTGCTCGGTTGCTCAGCGTTCATGGAGGCGCAGGCTGCCGAAGAACGGGGCCACGCGTTGCGGCTCTATGAATACGTCCTGGATCGGAACGGCCGGATCGTGATCGGCCCTGTCGCGGCCGTGTACGGCGACTTCAGCGGCGCGGTCGATGCCTTTCGCACCGCTTTAAGCAATGAAGAAGGCGTTTCCGAGTCCATAAAGCGGCTGCACCAGATGGCGCTGGACGAGGGTGACAGCCCGACCGCCGTTTTTCTGGAATGGTTCCTGACCGAACAGGTGGAAGAGGAAAAGACGTTCGACGATATCGTCCGCCGGTTCGAACTGGCCGGCGACAACGCGGCGGCGCTGCTGGTGCTGGATATCGAGTTGGGCGGCAAGGCCGGCGGGGAGGACTAG
- a CDS encoding sulfatase-like hydrolase/transferase produces MPANDNVVFILTDDQATWALGCYGNDEIRTPNLDRLAASGVRLENFFVASPVCSPSRATYLTGLINSQHGVHDWVRGDASNEMPPALLSGRTTYVDVMAANGYSCSLSGKWHLGEQELPRHGFARHNLRRFGGGSYIDPEMVRDGERHIAPGYASDIFTDDAIEFIRASAQGDAPFYASVHYTAPHSPWYGHPQEIVDSYDDCPFESCPQEEPHPWMAGSPTEFKGGREMLKGYFAAVTAMDLAVGRIIDTLEELGLRERTLVVFCSDNGFNFGHHGVWGKGNGTFPFNMYETSVKVPCIFSQPGTIEPGRVFEGLHSNYDMYPTLLDYLGLPIPAGVNLPGKSLAAALQGDEPDDHAAVVVFDEFGGTRMIRTRRWKYIHRYDFGPCELFDLQEDPGERSNLFYHPDQQARIASMRRMLEKFFADYAEEQFDGRDLLVRGFGQGADLTGDLAADRAVFYQAWADPNPLPVLASLREQGR; encoded by the coding sequence ATGCCCGCTAACGACAACGTGGTTTTCATCCTCACCGACGACCAGGCAACCTGGGCGCTGGGGTGCTACGGCAACGACGAAATTCGCACTCCCAATCTCGACCGCCTGGCGGCCTCGGGGGTTCGCCTGGAGAATTTCTTCGTGGCCTCACCGGTGTGCTCGCCGTCGCGGGCCACATACCTGACCGGCCTGATCAACTCCCAGCACGGCGTGCATGACTGGGTTCGGGGCGACGCCAGCAACGAGATGCCCCCGGCGCTGCTGTCGGGGCGCACCACCTACGTGGACGTGATGGCGGCCAATGGTTATTCATGCTCGCTATCGGGTAAATGGCACCTTGGCGAGCAGGAACTTCCCCGCCACGGCTTCGCGCGCCACAACCTCCGCCGTTTCGGCGGCGGGTCCTACATCGACCCGGAGATGGTGCGCGACGGCGAACGCCACATCGCGCCGGGATACGCGAGCGACATCTTCACCGACGACGCGATTGAATTCATCCGGGCCAGCGCGCAGGGCGACGCCCCCTTCTACGCTTCCGTGCACTACACCGCCCCCCACAGCCCGTGGTACGGGCATCCACAGGAGATCGTCGATTCCTACGACGACTGCCCGTTTGAGTCCTGCCCGCAGGAGGAGCCGCATCCCTGGATGGCCGGGTCGCCGACGGAATTTAAGGGCGGCCGCGAAATGCTGAAGGGCTACTTTGCGGCCGTGACCGCTATGGACCTTGCCGTGGGCAGGATCATCGACACGCTCGAGGAACTGGGCCTGCGCGAACGCACCTTGGTGGTCTTCTGCTCCGACAACGGGTTCAATTTCGGCCACCACGGGGTCTGGGGGAAAGGAAACGGAACCTTCCCCTTCAACATGTACGAGACCTCGGTTAAGGTGCCCTGCATCTTCTCCCAGCCCGGCACGATCGAGCCCGGCCGGGTGTTCGAAGGCCTCCACTCCAACTACGACATGTACCCGACACTGCTCGATTACCTGGGGCTGCCGATCCCGGCGGGAGTGAACCTTCCGGGCAAGAGCCTGGCGGCCGCGCTGCAGGGCGATGAGCCCGACGATCATGCCGCGGTGGTGGTCTTCGACGAGTTCGGCGGGACGCGCATGATCCGCACCCGGCGCTGGAAATACATCCACCGCTATGACTTCGGCCCCTGCGAACTCTTCGACCTGCAGGAGGATCCCGGCGAGCGAAGCAATCTCTTCTACCACCCCGACCAGCAGGCGCGGATTGCCTCGATGCGCCGGATGTTGGAAAAGTTTTTCGCCGACTACGCCGAGGAGCAATTCGACGGTCGCGACCTTCTGGTCCGCGGTTTCGGCCAGGGCGCCGATCTGACCGGCGATCTTGCGGCCGACCGGGCCGTTTTCTACCAGGCCTGGGCCGATCCGAATCCCTTGCCGGTCCTGGCCAGCTTGCGGGAGCAGGGTCGATAG
- a CDS encoding threonine synthase, with the protein METGSLLSHLVCCECGRQGEADRVQTVCPDCGGSWLAEYALEDSGLDRTEISRRPRGMWRYREVLPVRREANIVDLGEGSTPTLRLRRIAGELGLKELWLKDEGSNPTGTFKARGAAAAYSRARELGIRDIAMGTAGNAGSALAAYAAPAGIAAHVAMPRFTPDPIKAECRAYGAEVVEVDGPISVAGKLMSERAAANGWFEGSTLKEPYRIEGKKTMGYELAEFFGWQMPDVVLYPTGGGVGLIGIWKAALEMARLGWLTGRKMPRLVAVQASGCDPIVTAYEAGHSTAQAPESPYTLAAGLLVPLPYGHRLVLRIIKETGGVAISVEDSELAGAVREMAEREGLLLCPEAAALLPALKSLLDSGAIDADERVVLLSTGNGLKYPHVFNGA; encoded by the coding sequence ATAGAAACCGGGTCACTGCTCTCGCACCTTGTCTGCTGCGAATGCGGTCGTCAGGGCGAGGCCGACCGCGTGCAGACGGTCTGTCCGGACTGCGGCGGATCGTGGCTGGCCGAGTACGCTCTCGAAGATTCGGGGCTCGACCGCACCGAAATCTCGCGCCGCCCGCGCGGGATGTGGCGCTACCGCGAGGTCCTGCCGGTCCGCCGAGAGGCCAACATCGTCGATCTCGGCGAGGGATCGACCCCCACCCTGCGGCTGCGCCGGATTGCAGGCGAACTGGGCCTCAAGGAACTCTGGCTGAAGGACGAGGGGTCCAACCCCACCGGAACGTTCAAGGCCCGCGGAGCTGCCGCCGCCTACTCACGGGCCCGCGAACTTGGAATCCGCGACATCGCCATGGGGACTGCCGGCAACGCCGGCAGCGCCCTGGCCGCGTACGCAGCGCCGGCCGGGATAGCCGCCCACGTGGCGATGCCGCGCTTCACCCCCGACCCGATAAAAGCCGAGTGCCGCGCCTACGGTGCCGAAGTGGTCGAGGTAGACGGCCCGATCTCAGTCGCCGGGAAGCTCATGTCCGAACGGGCCGCCGCCAACGGGTGGTTCGAGGGATCGACCCTTAAGGAGCCCTACCGGATCGAGGGCAAGAAGACGATGGGGTACGAGCTGGCCGAATTCTTCGGCTGGCAGATGCCGGATGTCGTCCTGTACCCGACCGGCGGCGGCGTGGGACTGATCGGAATTTGGAAGGCGGCCCTCGAAATGGCCCGTCTGGGTTGGCTAACGGGGCGAAAAATGCCGCGCCTGGTGGCCGTTCAGGCCAGCGGCTGCGACCCGATCGTGACCGCCTACGAGGCCGGTCACAGCACCGCCCAGGCCCCCGAGTCCCCCTACACCCTGGCGGCCGGCTTGTTGGTTCCGCTGCCCTACGGCCATCGCCTGGTGCTGCGGATCATCAAGGAGACTGGCGGGGTCGCGATTTCGGTCGAAGACTCGGAACTGGCCGGGGCCGTGCGGGAAATGGCCGAACGCGAAGGGCTGCTGCTTTGCCCGGAAGCGGCGGCTTTGCTGCCGGCGCTCAAGTCCCTGCTCGACTCCGGTGCCATCGACGCCGACGAGCGGGTCGTGCTGCTCTCCACCGGCAACGGGCTCAAGTACCCCCACGTCTTTAACGGCGCCTGA
- the smpB gene encoding SsrA-binding protein SmpB, producing the protein MDSGPPQRRASVARNRRAGYDYELGEQFVAGLVLAGTEIKSVRQGNVSIANAYIRVDVREAWIHGMHIARYRPAADRNHDPDRPRKLLLNRRELLRIQVRTQQQGYTAVPLELLIQGRFAKLRFAIARGRKRWDKREAISRRENETRLRRLLKHGRA; encoded by the coding sequence ATCGATTCCGGCCCCCCGCAACGCCGGGCCAGCGTCGCCCGGAACCGTCGGGCGGGGTATGACTACGAACTCGGCGAGCAGTTCGTGGCCGGGCTCGTTCTGGCCGGCACTGAAATCAAATCGGTGCGCCAGGGCAACGTTTCGATCGCCAACGCCTACATCAGAGTCGACGTGCGTGAGGCGTGGATACACGGCATGCACATTGCCCGCTACCGGCCGGCCGCGGACCGCAACCACGATCCCGACCGCCCGCGCAAGTTGCTGCTCAATCGCCGCGAACTGTTACGTATCCAGGTCCGTACGCAGCAGCAGGGTTATACGGCAGTCCCGCTTGAACTGCTGATCCAGGGTCGATTTGCCAAGTTGCGCTTTGCCATCGCGCGCGGCCGGAAACGCTGGGACAAGCGTGAAGCAATCTCGCGACGCGAGAATGAAACCCGTTTAAGGCGGCTGCTCAAACACGGCCGGGCCTGA
- a CDS encoding DUF4914 family protein — MSTKSTAVAENTAVLPTGLVLSPDLRSVLESAPSVAWIESGDQLRDLSLGGEGADIFEVAYDVPGKGHVPEATVTRTRNGVAVNFHDPYMRRRDPDSMVIGDRLGSDKVNISDRLELGMDELREAVFGWLADQDLLVLAIQAGGERLGYPALLVAPRNAAFFAAGLAELQQMVPISELGEEFEPRAVIYLAPPFRHLHCEGRQVVVHCRSEAMHEIFSLNLYLGPSAKKGIYGVLLSIGEAEKWVTAHCSVVQAITPYDNIVTIMHEGPSGCGKSEMLEYPHVETDGRLMLGHNQISGEMRHLSINQFCQLQPVTDDMALCHPSIQDQSGRLTVTDAEAAWFVRVDHIHAYGVDPYLERLCTTPPRPILFLNIHAVPNATALIWEPVEDAPGQPCPNPRVILPREIVPQVVNDPVSVDVRNFGLRQPPCTSNAPTYGIVGMLHFLPPALAWLWRLVAPRGYLNPSIVGGSGLESEGVGSYWPFATGRRVDQANLLLDQMVSAPNTRYTLTPNQNIGAWRVGFMPQWMVREYLARRGGAHFRQDQISPARCSLLGYAMDQMRIEGQLIDRWFTQVDTQPEVGEEAYMIGAGRLTEFFKATLRSDFSHPELASLGREIIECALDDGGVADYEKLMPAGGPA, encoded by the coding sequence ATGTCAACCAAATCGACCGCGGTCGCCGAGAACACCGCTGTGCTCCCGACGGGACTGGTTCTATCGCCGGATCTGCGCAGCGTCCTGGAATCGGCGCCTTCCGTTGCCTGGATCGAGAGCGGCGATCAGCTGCGCGACCTCTCCCTAGGCGGGGAGGGCGCGGACATTTTTGAAGTCGCCTACGACGTGCCCGGCAAGGGGCACGTGCCGGAGGCGACGGTAACCCGGACCCGCAACGGGGTAGCAGTCAATTTCCACGACCCCTACATGCGCCGGCGCGATCCCGACAGCATGGTGATCGGTGACCGCTTGGGTTCAGACAAGGTCAACATTTCCGACCGGCTCGAATTGGGAATGGACGAGCTGCGCGAGGCGGTGTTCGGCTGGCTCGCCGACCAGGACCTGCTGGTCCTGGCGATCCAGGCCGGAGGAGAGCGGCTCGGATATCCGGCGCTGCTGGTGGCTCCGCGCAACGCCGCCTTTTTCGCGGCCGGACTGGCCGAGCTGCAGCAGATGGTGCCCATATCGGAGCTGGGCGAAGAGTTTGAGCCGCGGGCCGTGATCTACCTGGCTCCGCCGTTCCGCCACCTGCACTGTGAGGGCCGCCAGGTGGTGGTTCACTGCCGCAGCGAGGCGATGCACGAAATCTTCTCCCTGAACCTTTACCTGGGCCCGAGCGCCAAGAAGGGGATTTACGGAGTCCTGCTGTCGATCGGCGAGGCCGAAAAATGGGTGACCGCGCACTGTTCGGTGGTGCAGGCGATCACGCCCTACGACAACATCGTCACGATCATGCACGAGGGACCTTCCGGGTGCGGGAAATCGGAAATGCTCGAATACCCGCACGTGGAAACCGACGGCCGGCTAATGCTGGGGCACAACCAAATCTCCGGCGAAATGCGTCATCTTTCGATCAACCAGTTCTGCCAGCTGCAGCCGGTCACCGACGACATGGCGCTCTGCCATCCATCAATCCAGGACCAATCCGGGCGCCTTACCGTCACCGACGCCGAGGCGGCCTGGTTCGTTCGCGTGGACCACATTCACGCCTACGGCGTTGATCCGTACCTGGAGCGCTTGTGCACGACGCCGCCACGTCCGATCCTTTTCCTGAACATCCACGCGGTTCCCAACGCCACCGCACTTATCTGGGAGCCGGTCGAGGACGCGCCCGGCCAGCCCTGCCCGAATCCGAGAGTGATCCTGCCGCGGGAAATCGTTCCGCAAGTCGTTAACGATCCGGTAAGCGTTGACGTTCGCAATTTCGGCCTGCGTCAACCGCCCTGCACCAGCAATGCTCCGACTTACGGGATCGTCGGGATGCTGCACTTCCTCCCACCCGCGTTGGCATGGCTCTGGCGCCTCGTGGCCCCACGCGGTTATCTGAACCCCAGCATCGTCGGCGGGTCGGGTCTCGAATCCGAAGGGGTGGGTTCGTACTGGCCGTTCGCAACCGGTCGCCGGGTCGACCAGGCCAACCTCTTGCTGGACCAGATGGTGTCAGCTCCCAACACCCGCTACACGCTCACGCCCAACCAGAACATCGGCGCCTGGCGGGTTGGTTTCATGCCGCAGTGGATGGTTCGGGAGTACCTCGCGCGGCGCGGCGGCGCCCATTTCCGGCAGGACCAGATCTCGCCGGCCCGCTGCTCGCTGCTCGGCTACGCGATGGATCAAATGCGGATCGAGGGCCAGTTGATCGACCGCTGGTTCACCCAGGTGGACACCCAGCCGGAAGTCGGCGAGGAGGCCTACATGATCGGCGCCGGTCGTCTGACCGAGTTCTTCAAGGCGACGCTGCGCTCAGATTTCAGCCACCCCGAGCTTGCTTCCCTGGGCCGAGAGATCATCGAATGCGCCCTCGACGATGGCGGCGTTGCCGATTATGAAAAGTTGATGCCGGCAGGCGGCCCAGCCTAG
- the otsB gene encoding trehalose-phosphatase: protein MRPIGPISARDSTGAAGCNRQGWFVGIDPGDCPHNPLAYTAEHLKGRIRLPQETSKTGSGLPGLGALVRSLLAAREPLALLLDFDGTLARICDRPGDARPEPAALTALNRMSADTPIAIVSGRGLEDLQTLIAIPRATFFGSHGQEARFPGGQTINPFGESAPELGQLRGRIAAVAREFAGSWIEEKPQALVLHYRNLRDQGKLPDLRRRIQILAGEFPELSMMAGRKVFEFVPAAAPGKGGAVQWYLDRLDPGGNAPRIPVYFGDDVSDEGAFAAVDPLGIGVLVARRTRPTAAGYRLSGVNEVAAALTLLARWNAR, encoded by the coding sequence ATTCGACCAATTGGCCCGATTTCCGCGCGCGATTCAACCGGGGCCGCGGGTTGCAATCGGCAGGGGTGGTTCGTCGGAATTGACCCCGGCGACTGCCCGCATAATCCGCTCGCATACACTGCGGAGCACTTGAAGGGGCGAATACGGTTGCCGCAAGAAACCTCAAAAACCGGTTCGGGATTGCCCGGACTGGGGGCGTTGGTTCGGTCCCTGCTGGCGGCGCGCGAACCGCTCGCGCTGCTGCTCGACTTCGACGGCACCCTGGCCCGGATCTGCGATCGCCCCGGCGACGCCAGGCCGGAACCGGCCGCGCTCACGGCCCTGAATCGTATGTCGGCCGATACCCCGATCGCCATAGTCAGCGGGCGTGGGCTCGAAGATTTGCAGACCCTGATTGCGATCCCGCGTGCAACGTTTTTCGGCAGCCACGGGCAGGAAGCCCGGTTCCCCGGCGGCCAGACCATCAATCCCTTTGGCGAAAGCGCTCCCGAGCTGGGGCAGTTGCGCGGCCGCATAGCCGCCGTTGCGCGGGAGTTCGCCGGTTCTTGGATTGAAGAAAAACCGCAGGCGCTGGTGCTGCACTACCGCAACCTGCGCGATCAGGGCAAGTTGCCGGATCTGCGGCGGCGCATTCAGATCCTGGCCGGGGAGTTCCCGGAGCTGAGCATGATGGCCGGCCGCAAGGTGTTCGAGTTCGTGCCGGCGGCGGCGCCCGGCAAGGGCGGCGCGGTGCAGTGGTATCTGGACCGTTTGGACCCCGGCGGCAACGCCCCGCGCATCCCGGTTTACTTCGGTGACGACGTGAGTGACGAAGGGGCTTTTGCGGCAGTCGATCCCCTTGGAATCGGCGTTCTGGTGGCGCGGCGGACGCGTCCGACTGCGGCCGGTTACCGGCTCAGCGGTGTTAATGAAGTGGCGGCCGCCCTGACGCTGCTCGCCCGTTGGAATGCGCGTTAA
- a CDS encoding ABC transporter substrate-binding protein, with amino-acid sequence MESLTGPGETYGTVAVQAKQMAVDEINAAGGINGRPLELVVEDSKCNAQDSITAYRKLTDVDGIKIILGTSCSGAMLGAAPLAEEEGVILFSGLATNPDIAEAGDYIFRTSLNDILVGIDTGNTLWADGVRQLATITESTDYAEGVRRTTVEQFEKRGGEVVAAEQYASDVTDFRSQLTKLVAAQPDAIHISAQGEFAGGTVIKQLREIGYDGPLYSEIVPAGTTALEIAGDAATGLKAVFVDLDPANAKGQEVLGNFRARYDYVTLPWYLGSAYDDVYIAAECLKQTGDDQDADGFRDCMYAITWSGAIGTDYSFDEKGEVVGLSNVVVEILPVAERTEENYGYRVLGPAPTE; translated from the coding sequence ATGGAATCGCTGACCGGTCCCGGCGAGACGTATGGAACCGTCGCGGTCCAGGCCAAACAGATGGCGGTTGACGAGATAAACGCCGCCGGCGGAATCAACGGTCGGCCCTTGGAGCTGGTGGTCGAGGATTCCAAATGCAACGCCCAGGACTCGATAACGGCTTACCGGAAACTGACCGACGTCGACGGAATCAAGATCATCCTCGGGACGTCCTGCTCCGGGGCGATGCTGGGCGCCGCTCCGCTGGCCGAGGAAGAGGGCGTCATTCTGTTCTCGGGCCTGGCGACCAATCCAGACATTGCCGAGGCCGGGGACTACATCTTCCGCACCTCGCTTAACGACATCCTGGTCGGCATCGACACCGGCAACACGCTGTGGGCCGACGGGGTTCGCCAACTGGCCACTATCACCGAATCCACGGATTACGCCGAGGGCGTAAGGCGCACTACGGTCGAGCAGTTCGAAAAACGCGGCGGGGAGGTGGTCGCGGCCGAGCAGTATGCATCGGATGTGACCGATTTCCGCAGCCAGTTGACCAAACTGGTAGCCGCCCAGCCCGACGCCATCCATATCTCCGCACAAGGCGAGTTTGCCGGCGGGACGGTGATCAAGCAGCTTCGGGAGATCGGCTACGACGGACCGCTTTATTCGGAAATAGTGCCGGCCGGTACGACCGCGCTGGAGATTGCCGGCGACGCCGCAACCGGACTGAAAGCGGTCTTCGTCGATCTCGACCCGGCCAATGCCAAGGGCCAGGAGGTTCTCGGTAATTTCAGGGCCCGCTACGACTACGTGACTCTGCCTTGGTACCTGGGATCGGCCTACGATGACGTCTACATCGCCGCCGAGTGCTTGAAGCAAACCGGCGACGACCAGGACGCCGACGGGTTCCGCGACTGCATGTATGCGATCACCTGGAGCGGTGCGATCGGCACCGATTACAGCTTTGACGAGAAGGGCGAAGTAGTCGGCCTGTCCAATGTGGTCGTCGAAATCCTGCCTGTAGCCGAGCGCACTGAGGAAAACTACGGATACCGCGTACTGGGGCCGGCCCCGACCGAATAG
- a CDS encoding branched-chain amino acid ABC transporter permease — MQADPRGFCVAHLGSIELWATVVVIGWAFAFMLWQGVGFAITVGTVFGIWAILAVSLNLVLGFTGLLSVGHIGFFGVGAYAVAILTSDPAYEQLRTESIPTYGWPFFAALPISVLAAGLVALAVGIAFNRFRDDIYVLVSFGFAIIAFNVFLNWRGVTRGAFGIHEIATPAVGGWVFDGELEFLILVLAFLGLAVLISYLLVTSSFGRVLTAIREDETAIEVFGYRATHYKLSIWVISAMMAGLAGGLFASWTSFIDPNSFLLLESVLLVSIVILGGLASIRGSLIGAMAFVLLEEGMRFIPFIPTEYVGQGRQVVLGIMLVLLMLYRPQGLVGRYRL, encoded by the coding sequence TTGCAGGCAGACCCGCGCGGGTTCTGCGTTGCCCACCTGGGCAGCATCGAGCTGTGGGCAACCGTGGTGGTCATCGGGTGGGCCTTTGCGTTCATGCTCTGGCAGGGCGTTGGGTTTGCGATCACGGTGGGCACGGTGTTCGGGATCTGGGCGATTCTTGCCGTCAGCCTGAACCTTGTGCTGGGATTCACCGGCCTGCTGTCGGTCGGGCACATCGGATTCTTCGGCGTCGGCGCCTATGCGGTAGCGATCCTGACCTCCGATCCCGCCTATGAGCAGCTCCGAACTGAATCGATTCCGACTTACGGTTGGCCCTTTTTCGCCGCCCTGCCGATCAGCGTCCTGGCGGCCGGGCTAGTGGCCCTGGCGGTAGGGATCGCCTTCAACCGTTTCCGCGACGACATCTACGTCCTGGTCTCGTTCGGCTTCGCCATCATCGCCTTCAACGTGTTCCTGAATTGGCGGGGCGTTACCCGCGGGGCATTTGGGATCCACGAGATCGCCACCCCGGCCGTAGGCGGCTGGGTGTTTGACGGCGAACTTGAATTCCTGATTCTGGTGCTTGCGTTTCTCGGACTTGCCGTGCTGATCTCCTATCTGCTGGTAACTTCCTCGTTCGGACGGGTGCTGACGGCAATCCGCGAGGACGAGACGGCAATCGAGGTCTTCGGCTACCGCGCGACCCACTACAAACTTTCCATCTGGGTAATTTCGGCAATGATGGCCGGATTGGCGGGCGGGCTGTTCGCCAGTTGGACAAGCTTCATCGACCCGAACTCGTTCCTGCTGCTGGAATCGGTTCTGCTGGTTTCAATCGTGATCCTGGGCGGACTGGCATCGATCCGCGGTTCGCTGATCGGCGCGATGGCGTTCGTGCTGCTTGAGGAAGGGATGAGGTTCATCCCGTTCATTCCTACCGAGTACGTCGGTCAGGGGCGGCAGGTGGTGCTGGGCATCATGCTGGTCCTGCTCATGCTCTACCGACCACAGGGCCTGGTCGGAAGGTACCGGCTGTGA
- a CDS encoding ABC transporter ATP-binding protein gives MNEPGQSGAESHALQTDGISKHFGAVRAIDELTLAIRRGVTTSVVGPNGSGKSTLVNVLSGVLPLDGGLVIIDGQGLRVVRSHDISQRGLTRTFQEVRLFDQIKVIDNILVVLTERRLVPALLQRRNRGLYGRAREILELVGMWEKRDALAGELSYGQRKLIEIGRALAMGAEIYLLDEPFAGLFPQMVERVKAILRQMREERRTIVFISHNMEIVRELSDQIVVLESGSLLAEGQVEPVLASPEVIEAYLGE, from the coding sequence GTGAACGAACCCGGGCAATCCGGGGCGGAGTCCCACGCCCTTCAAACCGATGGCATTTCCAAGCACTTCGGCGCGGTCCGCGCGATTGACGAACTGACTCTCGCCATCAGGCGGGGCGTGACCACCAGCGTCGTCGGACCCAACGGATCCGGCAAATCGACGCTGGTCAACGTCCTCAGCGGAGTCCTGCCGCTCGACGGCGGGCTGGTGATCATCGACGGGCAAGGTTTACGGGTCGTTCGCTCGCACGACATATCGCAGCGCGGCCTGACTCGTACCTTCCAGGAGGTGCGCCTTTTCGACCAGATCAAGGTGATCGACAACATCCTCGTGGTCCTGACCGAGCGGCGCCTGGTCCCCGCGCTTCTGCAGCGGCGCAACCGGGGCCTTTACGGACGGGCGCGCGAGATTCTGGAGTTGGTCGGCATGTGGGAGAAGCGGGACGCGCTGGCCGGCGAACTCTCCTACGGCCAGCGCAAATTGATCGAGATCGGCCGCGCCCTGGCGATGGGCGCCGAAATCTATCTCCTCGATGAGCCGTTCGCCGGCCTGTTTCCGCAGATGGTCGAACGGGTGAAAGCCATCCTGCGGCAAATGCGCGAAGAAAGGCGCACCATCGTGTTCATCTCGCACAACATGGAGATAGTGCGCGAACTTTCCGACCAAATCGTGGTCCTGGAAAGCGGCTCGCTGCTGGCCGAAGGCCAAGTCGAACCGGTGCTGGCAAGCCCGGAAGTCATCGAGGCCTATCTTGGTGAATGA
- a CDS encoding ABC transporter ATP-binding protein: protein MLLELENVSVRYGAVNALAQACIRAGGGEMVAVMGPNGAGKSTVLKAVMGLAPVVEGTVRWRGRPLAAATHQIVKQGIAFVPQGRRVFTHLTVEENLEMGCLYLGDRRERRRRLDSVLDLFPVLGQKRGDLASQMSGGQQQMLALGRGLMAAPQVLLLDEPTLGLAPIVVKEVFAKVSEINRRLGTTTLIVEHNIKGVLDIVDRAYVLDRGRVVHDGDPQTVRESDILTEVFLGAA from the coding sequence ATGCTGCTCGAACTGGAAAACGTCTCCGTCCGCTACGGAGCGGTCAACGCTCTAGCCCAGGCCTGTATCCGGGCCGGCGGCGGCGAGATGGTCGCGGTGATGGGTCCCAACGGGGCCGGCAAGTCGACCGTCCTGAAGGCGGTGATGGGGCTGGCGCCGGTGGTTGAGGGAACGGTTCGCTGGCGCGGCCGGCCGCTGGCGGCGGCGACCCACCAGATTGTCAAGCAGGGAATCGCGTTCGTGCCCCAGGGGCGCAGGGTGTTCACGCACCTGACGGTGGAGGAAAACCTGGAGATGGGATGTCTATATCTGGGCGATCGCCGCGAACGGCGGCGGCGGCTTGATTCGGTGCTCGATCTGTTTCCGGTCCTGGGCCAGAAGCGGGGCGATCTGGCCAGCCAGATGTCGGGCGGGCAGCAACAGATGCTGGCGCTGGGGCGCGGGCTCATGGCCGCTCCGCAAGTGCTGCTATTGGATGAACCGACCCTGGGACTGGCCCCCATCGTGGTCAAGGAGGTGTTCGCCAAGGTCTCCGAAATCAACCGCCGCCTGGGTACCACCACCCTGATAGTCGAGCACAACATCAAGGGGGTGCTCGACATCGTCGACCGGGCCTATGTGCTCGATCGCGGGCGAGTGGTCCATGACGGTGACCCGCAAACGGTCCGCGAATCCGACATCCTGACCGAAGTGTTTCTGGGCGCGGCCTGA